TGTGTAACCCAATTAATGGAACAGTAAGTACGCTCAGATGTATTATTTGGACAATTCATCTCAATGTACAACTCAAGCTACAACTGATTGGGTTGtcaaatatttatatgttgtgtagtataaaatgattgatgtaatataaaatttgagaatgttttatagaaaagtgaaaaaattttgttttgtagtgaattattttatttgaataataataaaaaatgattgatgtgatataaaaagtataaaaaagttagaatgttttttatttgatatttttgaaagaaatgaaaaaaaaataaggaaggaATGACAATAAGTTGTCAAACTAGCCCAAAACCACTTGTCAAATTAACTAACAATCAACGCCCAAAATCAATACCTCCAAATCCAACATACCCAGCAGCCATTAATTAAGAAGTGGAAGAATATAATTCACAAACCAAAACACTAACGTACGCGTGTTAATTATAACTCTATCAAAATACCCTCCAAATCACAACTCCTCGATCGGTTCCCAAACAACCGAAACGAAGAATTCATTCAATTAATTTATAGCACCACCAGAATTTAAACCCAACAACAAAACCCCCAAATTTCAGTCGATACATACATGAGGACTACCAAAACTAGTGTAATATATTATATCCATCGATCAAACTAATAGATATTGTGATGATAAAATTTAGGAAAGATGAGGGTATGTACGTAATATgcatgacatatatatatatatatatatataattgtcaaGTGTTTTATAGTGGTAGTAGTAGAATTAATTTGTTTAGCTAGGTCGTcaaagggaaatgctaaacCCACAACCCTTTTTTCACAACTCTATCACAACTCTACTCACAATGGTGTGGGGCCCACACACATTGACCCCACACCATTGTGAGTGGAGTTGTGACGGAGTTGTGAAGGGGTTAATCATCTCCCGTCGTCAAAACCTGGGAATAAAACAATTGATCACGTCATGCACACAGACTGTTGATTAGTAAGCGGCATGCAGATACACGCAGACACACCCACCCAACATTTTCCGCTAACTAAAAACTCCATCGCTAATGCACTTGTGTTAGTTTTCTTGAgtgaaaacttaattaattaattacctcaTTCCAATAGTTTATGTTTAATGTGTTTttgtgttaaattatcacttattataaaaatttaagccgataaaaaaaggtaaatttaattatttaataaatactttaagaTTCTGtcttaatataaattataaagctttttttttttttttttttatatatatatatatatatatatggaaaaactCCAATTTTACTTTTGTCTCGACAagctttttgttattatttgctATCATACATGATGTATCGTTTTATCATATTCTTAGATTTTTAACAACTGGTTGGTTACGGTTACTTCGTAGAAAGTCCTTTCAGACTAGTACTACACCACAGGGCACAGACCCAACATGCatgccctttttcttttttcttttttctttttctttgtaaagaaagtggctttaaaaaataaaaaataaataacaaatccttCTGAACCACCCCGTGGGTTTTATGAGCCCAAGTCCTAACTGGCTGATTTGCCAATTATTTTCCATTCTATTTACGAAAATCTTACTTCCTTTTTCTAACActtttctgctttttttttcttcattgggCAATAGCAATAAGAAATTAGCCACTTGAACAAACAGATACTCGATTGACCAAGCGGTGACTAGGACTTTGGACCAAATCAAATGCAAttaatactccgtttgttttggcgtaaaatgattttcggaaaatgatttcggtattttatggtgtttggtaggggcgaaaataacggtcaacgaaaaccatttttcgctttgaccgtaaaaccttctttaatttttgaaaaacgatttacggtttttaaaaccgtaaatcgttttccaaaattatattcttcatctttacacgcacgtttgatatctgaccgGTCGAATCCggcaatagtcggtcgttcgaaaataggcagcaccggaatccggcatcatcaagtcactggaataatgccggcgtcggaatccgaccaccgaAATACTGCCGGAATTCGGCGACATCGCCGAATGCCGGTGGAAtcttgccggaatccggccatggacaaaaaccggccggaatccggcctgatctgactgatccggccaaaatggctggaatctggcctgatttgaccggatccggacactgatccggccggatctggccaaaatggcaggaatccggcctgatctgaccggatccggacactgatccggccggatctggccaaaatggccgggatccggccggatatgaccggatccggacactgatccggccggatctggccaaaatggccggaatccggccggatatgaccggatccggctactgatctggccggatctggccaaaatggccagaatccggcctgatctgaccggatccggccactgatcctattgagatccggccaaaatgaccggatccggccggatctgaccgggcccGGAGGTGTCTTgacggaatccggcaattttggccgaaTCCGGCCAAACTTGCTCGCAggattccggcgacggcgaccggtcgttgccggattccggcaacagttgcattttcactttacctaattttttcgtgcgaaccaaatgccgaaaaatattttcgagaaaataatttcttttgaaattgatttcatcgaaaatattttacgacggaaaccattttacgttgaaacaaacggagcataaatggaaatctttttttttttttttttttcccgcttTCTAAACATTGATTTCAATTTCTTAATGAGTTTCTTTTGATCCTTATCTTGTCTTCTTGTGGTTAATTTTTTATCTACTAAATATATAGCACGTATTTGGTGAGACTTCTTGAATTAGTAGAACTTTCTTtggtcaattttttatttgcatgTTGATTAATTAGGTCAGATCTAAATtgtcttcttcgtcttcttcttcttcttcttctttatatatatatatatatatgatcaccaCTCTTAATTATTGAGTAGTACttcaaaatcatttcaaaaaaaatgtcaGTAAATTTGGTGAGTAAAGTTGAAGCAATGAAATTAACGATAAGGGATGTACATGTGAACATAGCTTAATAATTCTATTTTCTTCACAAAATTTGTTAGTCCTATGAAAAAAATGATGATTGACAAGTCgaaacatgcatgcatggaaGCAGATGCGGGCACTAAAGGAGAAAAGCAAGTCAATAATCATCACGGGGCATTGCGTAGGAGGAGCAACTGCCTCTCTTTGTGCTCTTTGGCTCCTCTCTGACCTCCATTCTGTGCCCTCTCCTCCACCAGTCCTGTGCATCGCTTTCGGCTCTCCATTGCTTGGCAATGCCTCCCTTTCCCGAGCTATCTTGCGAGAAAGATGGGGTGGCAACTTCTGTCATGTTGTCTCAAAACATGACATCATGCCAAGGCTGCTCTTTGCTCTACCATCCGGCCTCTCTCAGCTTCATGTCCTTCTCCAGTACTGGCACCTGTCTATGACTTCTCCACACTACTCTTCTGACAAGCTTGCTTTCCAATTACGCAATGAAGAAATATCTGATCAGCTCTTACGCTTTGTCTTGCTTCATTTGCACGCGTTAGCACAGGCAGAACAAGAGACGCCGACCACAAGTACTAGTACTACTTCATTTTGGCCATTGGGGAGCTACTTGTTTTGCTCTCAGGAGGGAGCAATTTGTGTCGACAACGCTCTGTCTGTCGTTAAGATGATGCATTTGATGCTTATCACAGCTTCTCCAAGCAGTAGCATAGAGGATCATCTCAAGTACGGAGATTATGTTGGGAAAGTTTGTGTTCAGTTTTTGAACCAGAGAAGCTTCATGCAGGCACATCTTCTGCCTGAGTCGAGCTATGAAGCAGGGGTAGCTTTGGCGTTGCAGTCGTCAGGGATAGACAGCCAGGTATATATTGTATTAATGCCATCAATCTATATTTGAATTTTGGATGCATGCATGGGTTAATCGATATGTACATTTCACAACATCAATATATTGTGATTTTCTTTGCAATGAGGTGAATTTAATTACTTGATTTTTATGTACGTGCAGGAATCAGTTGCCGGACCGGCAGAAGACTGCCTAAAGATGGCAAGAAAGATGGGTCGCACACCAAACCTGAACAGTGCCAAGCTGGCTATTAGATTATCAGAAGTCAACCCTTACAGGGCTCAGATAGAATGGTACAAAGCATCCTGCGATGAAACTGATAATCAAATGGGGTACTACGATTGCTTTAAGCAAAGGGAAACCTCAAAAAGGGACTCCACAGTTAACTTGAACCGGTACAAGCTTGCCAGTTTCTGGAATAACGTCATCGACATGCTGGAGAAGAATCAACTGCCTCATGATTTTCATAGGCGTGCTAAATGGGTCAATGGCGCCCACTTCTATAAACTCCTGGTTGAGCCTTTGGAAATTGCTGAATATTATCGACAAGGCATGCACCGTGTCAACGGTCATTACTTGAGCCATGGAAGAGAGCGGAGGTTCAAGATTTTTGATAGGTggtggagagagagaagggttaGTGATGAAGAAAATAATCAAAGGAGCAAATTCGCAAGCTTGACTCAAGATTCATGCTTTTGGGCAAGGGTGGAGGAAGCAAAGGAGTGGCTTGATGAGGCCAGACGCGAAAGTGACAGAACAAAGCTGGCTTTGTTGTGGGAGAAGATTCATGCATTCGAAAGGCATGCAAGGAAATTGGTGGAGATTAAGGAAGTCTCTAAAGATGTTGTGGCAAATAATTCAAGCTATAGTAAGTGGGTGGAAGAATGCAGAGCATTGAAATCACAGATGCTGCAGTACCCCCCTCCCTGAGTTtccaaatttttcaatgagGAGATGCTTCCTCAGTCTGTACTCGAGGATAACGATGCTTTCTAGTGTTTATCTTATCTATTTATTTGGATGCATATCTTTGTTGAAGTGTTccacatcgctaagatttccttcacctGGGCACTTTATAAGCTATGATGTCTCCTCCTCTCTTAAGGCGTCTTAGAGAGAGGATTGGGCCTTCCCTCCCGCTGCCGCTCTGATGCAATACACGTGATTGGACAATAGtgtcacacgtgagggggcgtgttaagtaTCCCCCTTTCCTAAggtgtcttttgagagtgagtaaggcccatggacttttacaatCTTTTGCAATAATACTTTTCCTCAAAGTTAATCTCAAATGAATTATCgtttattccaaaagtttaagcggataggaaatgataaatttattcatttaatcaaATAATCTAACAATCTCAAATTGGTAATATCAAATTTACATTGACCAAAAAGGTAGTTTATAATTCTGTTTTTGGCCAAACAAAATATGTGACTAGGAACATACCTGTAAAACAAGCAACAAAGAGTTCATGGGACAAACAAGTTCCAACACGTGAGAGAAGTCAAAGCTTCCCATTGGGGCTATCAATATTCCTAACAGGTCCCTTAAACCATTTTCTTGCATCCAACACCCACCAAAGCATTATCAGACCCAAGCCCACACCTACAGCCACTGGTGCATAGTTGAAAGTATTCCAAGTAATTGGGTAGTAAGTGGGCAAAAGAAAGACTGAACAGGTATAACAGATCCACAAAAAGGCAACCAAGCAAATTGGCCTTCTTGCTTTCCCCAAATAAAATGGCCCGGCTTTGAAGTTTTTCTCAGCCATAACCATTCTCGCGAAGATTGGAACTGCATAGCCCCCAACCCAGCCAATCGTACATATAGATGTTATGGCAGTGAAGACTACATTGACCTTTAAGATTGGGAGTCCAAGAAGAATGCAGATGCCTGCACACAGCCACACAGCATTTGAAGGAACTTTGTGCTTTGGGTGCACTTTTTTCCATATGGATGAAAAGGGAATTCCTTCATCTCTTGATAGAGCATATACCTGAACAGCGTCATGGTTCAGTGCAATGGTTGTgcagaatataaataaaaatagaagaaacttcacttacctcCGAACTGTCGAGGGTTTTTTACAATCATAATCTCgaattatcaaaatttccaaTGTCGGGTTCCCAAGTTTCAGGGCTTTTTAATTTCACCATTTCATTAAAATTTTCTGTTGACCGGTAAAAAGTTTCCGGCAACTGTCGAAATCCGATAAAACCAACCATTGGGATAAATGCTCACCCCTAATTGCAAAACAGGTTTTTGTTGTGGAAGCTCAAAATCAAGCTAGACAGTGAACCCTCATTCCCCCAAAATACCTACCATTCCTAGTGCAAATAATAaccatatgtgtgtgtgtgtgtatgtatatatatatatatatatatatgaaaatgacAACCACTTACAACTCTGGCAGCACTCGTAGTGATTGAAAGCCCACCGAAGAAGAATGAACCCcatatgataaaaagtaaaattatagCTCCAGCACCGCTATGATATCTCCCATGGAATGCATCATAGAGTATTTGAGCTGGCACAAATGTTCCAGCCGTTTCATTGCTCGGATCATATAGGTAGCTGAAATCCTGAGTGAAAAGTTGCAAAACATATCATATAAGATAATATCCAGAGAGAgtatggggaaaaaaaattagataaaatgtACAAATTATGTGG
The Alnus glutinosa chromosome 14, dhAlnGlut1.1, whole genome shotgun sequence genome window above contains:
- the LOC133857531 gene encoding lipase-like PAD4, with the translated sequence MDAEASPFETSEMLAAFLASTPLLPESWSLCNVANTTAPRSFITKQVGDVGYLAFSGIQMAGSSDPSGRNLVSLESAGNGLFVPLHRHYEGEEEPVMVNAEMLHIFLSLHISSTLQNQMRALKEKSKSIIITGHCVGGATASLCALWLLSDLHSVPSPPPVLCIAFGSPLLGNASLSRAILRERWGGNFCHVVSKHDIMPRLLFALPSGLSQLHVLLQYWHLSMTSPHYSSDKLAFQLRNEEISDQLLRFVLLHLHALAQAEQETPTTSTSTTSFWPLGSYLFCSQEGAICVDNALSVVKMMHLMLITASPSSSIEDHLKYGDYVGKVCVQFLNQRSFMQAHLLPESSYEAGVALALQSSGIDSQESVAGPAEDCLKMARKMGRTPNLNSAKLAIRLSEVNPYRAQIEWYKASCDETDNQMGYYDCFKQRETSKRDSTVNLNRYKLASFWNNVIDMLEKNQLPHDFHRRAKWVNGAHFYKLLVEPLEIAEYYRQGMHRVNGHYLSHGRERRFKIFDRWWRERRVSDEENNQRSKFASLTQDSCFWARVEEAKEWLDEARRESDRTKLALLWEKIHAFERHARKLVEIKEVSKDVVANNSSYSKWVEECRALKSQMLQYPPP